The Acanthopagrus latus isolate v.2019 chromosome 11, fAcaLat1.1, whole genome shotgun sequence genome segment ACACCCATGTATGCACATCAACAGCACATTAGACAGCAAAGCAACAGGGACGGGGTCTGTGTTTTTTGGTGGTTGGACACTGACAATAAACAGACAACTTTATCATTAACACAGAGCATCCTTTTACTTCACCTTTATCCCTACACTTGACATACAAAAATCTCCATCTCTGGCTGCGGACTATCCCTTTGagtcttttgaaaaaaataacagacatACATCTTCAAATGTAAACTATATAGCTGCAAGATGAAATCAAACACTTAATGTGACTATGCTAAAGGCAAAACGGCACGTGAAGCTTTGAACTCCCGTGCCAACTTGTCCTTGAAagttaaataagaaaacagtaGACACTGACTGGCAGACATGTTTCTCAATGTGAGACAATGTGAGGTTAAAAACTGTGATGACACAATACACAGATGAGCTAGCATTCGACCATTTcatggcaaaaataaaaagagtCCAATGAGCAGTGCATTCACACCTCATCGTCAGTACATAGAAGGTGTTTGGTGACTAATGGCACCACCAAGTGGTGAACACTGGTAACTACAAGAGCTTAACAGCAAAAAAGGCTCATGTTTACCACAGtctcaaaaaagaaagaaatcacttGTTCCCATAGAAACTTACTGTGTCATGTAGTATGACTGTGGCtataaaacatgacaacaaatgaTATTATTAAAACTATTTACAAGAACTTGGTGTGACCTTGTACACCATCAAAAATaaccccttttcttttttaaacaaactgacctttaaggtTAACAagttaaatcttaaaaaactGTCACTTATTCGTGTTGATTATCTACAGTGTGTCCATTATAGTGTACAGCTGCAACCTGTGCacactttaattttatttgacaaaatgCTTACTGCCTCATGGGCTTGTACCAAGCTTTGGTAAATGAACTTCAGTCTTTGTCTGTCCCCCACCTTTCATCTTATCTGCGTTCTCTGCGCGTTTTCTGGACATTGGTCTTGTTCAGGAGTTTCCGCAAGCATCTCTTCATGTAGAAGGGCCGTTCAGGAGAGCCGTCGTTCACCTCCAAATCCCACACTAGGAGGCAGCAGTAGCAAGATGTTACAAACTGAGATGACAGCTGAGAGAATCACTTAGCACCTTGAAGTTAGACCCAGATATTTAAAACCACAAGCAAGGTACTTTGAAAATGCACTGGACAATACATAAACCATTTATGTTTATTCAAAAAAAggattcacattttcattggatttcattgataaaaaaaattctcctatacaaaaaaacactgaataaccTCCAGACAGATGTGTGTATTATACTTAGTATTAAAACAGCACTACATCCGAACCATCCAATAAAAAATTTACCAAAAATGGCTTTGACATCCTTTTATAAACTGTATCGCAAAAGGTTCCTGGTGTTAGGTCTAAAACCACAGAGTAAGAGgaacatcttcatcttttttttttcttcacaactAGGCACATAAACTAGTGGCTGCATTCAGAAGTTTCCTGAAAACAGTCAGGCTCTGTTCAAATTTTAAGCAAAAgaaaattctaaaaaaaaaaaacaaagtatctTTTGAAGTCTTGACCTCCCACAAAAGTCTCTGTCTGGTTTACAGTACATCTATGACCATAATGGAAACTTTGAAATGATTGTGACTTCTTTTtctatcttctttttttttatataaatgatgtaaaatatgAGAAACCTGTTTAGCTAAGTGCAGGATTACACACCATTTTtggatctgtgtgtttgtgttagtaTAAATATGGTGGATCAAAACAAACCTAGAAAACCGATGGTAAACATCAACAGCCAGCAAAATAATCATGccagacaaaagaaataaatcacatgGTTCTTTTCCCATATGTGAAAGTGCATACACTTTTACACTAGAAGACCAAAGTGCGACAAGAGGGTGCCCCATAAGTCCACCACTGTTTCATAGTGATGCCTTGTGCCGTAGTCCAACAGTGGCATCTGTACATGTTAAGgtcctcatgtttgtttgggtAAAAATGCTTCTATCATATTCATCTCAGCCTGTGCGTCCGTCCTGCGAGTTTGACACATACCCTCTCAGTAAGGCAGAGGTCAGCAGAGaatacagagaagaaaaaaagaaaagaaagaagaacaaaagcgtgacagaaaaaaaggcaagtaTCTGAGTTGGCTCAAGAGAGGAAGTAAACAGAGGTCTTTTTCTAGTCCCCCATGCCTTTTCGGTGAAGAACTGACATACAAGCATGTCCTTTCATGTCCACGCCATCCCTGAACAGGCTGGGATGCATCCGGTTTTGATGTTTAGCCCTACAGTACTTGCTCTTAAACGTCCAGaccccctccccacacacataGAGTAGATATGGagaagtgagtgagagagtcagCAGTTCAGAAAATTGGCTGCACATTGCTCAGGAGGTAGTGCCTAGTGTtgcaccctcctctcctctgcgtAGGATCTTGTGCAGGCCGGGAGACATGTAGTAGGGCCTGGAGGAAGACCCGTCATTCCTCTCCAGGTCTTCACCTGAGACCAGGTCCCagaacaggagaggaagagcaggaggagcagacagtgtgcagagtgacagacagaaaagagacaggAAAAAGCAAAGGCTTAGTAGGGGAAAATGTCAAGAAGGTCATGCAGGAATTAAAGAGTGAGTTTGAATCAGTTTCACATTTAGAGGCAGTTTTCAAGAAGGAAAGACTTAAGATTCAACTGCTGACAGGTTACATGAATTTAAATCTTTAACCATCATAGGAATACTCAACACATGTTGTCATATTCTCACACTGTGTCATGTAAAGAACTCAACATAATACTTACAAAAGCACAGGAACAATGTGTCCACACACATGGCATAGACATTAAAAAAGCCATGTGCAATCATGTAGGATCCAAAAATCACCGTCTGAAAGAATCAATAGGTTGCCATCAGTGGATTATATTACCACGATTTACTCTGCATGACTGTTGTCCTTTGTGACCACAAAAATCTGCACaccaacaaaaccaaaaacaataaaatgaatatgaCCTGAGAGTCATAAATCCTTCATTAACTAAGTAAAGTCATTGGATCGAAGAAGTGTGTATTCTCTCTGTTCTAGAGACAGCTGAGCTCTTAGACACGGTGTTATAGAGGATGAGGAAAGAAATCAGTTCTCACTAACTGGGCCAATCAGTGCCAACCTTGCAAACATGTGACAAATGTAAAGGCATAAAATGAGCTACATataaaatatgtacagtatattatgtgatgaaaaagttaattttcatttcatacattttccacaCTGTTGCTCCAGTTTCATTTGAATCTTGTTGTCTTGCATGAGCACAGTGAATCGTCCAAGTCAGAATACAAACATATCTCAACTTGCAAGAAAGTTGACTTAGGCTCTGCTGTTATTGCTGGTACATTTACTCATCAAATAGCCCATATTTGAATTTCTTACCAGAAGGGGGACCCAGAAGTAATTTAGGGATGGCACCTCCTCTTGAATGACTGGTATCTTAcgtgtgaagaagaaaaatgcaaGAACACCTggaaaagattaaaataaataaataaacaaattaatagCTGAGATGAGAAAAACTGGGGACACATCACAGGGTGCAAACAACAATCACATACTAAGGCCACAGTAGCAGAAATATAACATCTTTAACCCTCATGTCATCAGAAACATTGAAACACCACAAAAGTCTGTACATCaagacatgttttaaaagttCATTATGTActaaacacaaatacatgtgGTTTGAGGTTTTTGGACAAATCAGCACAAATTATTTACAGTAATgaagattattttaattatggGGCTCCAGCAGACATACTTTGATAAGCTCAATAATTATTAGCACAGAAACGGGTAACTACTAggatacattttaatgtttaaattaagATCTTATAAATTGAACTGAATTTAAGGCTTTCTAAAATGTGATCTAAGagacttcatttgtttttttattatttaagacCTAAGCAAAAGCAAATCTAAACCTTTAATGACGCAAACTGAGTGGAGGCAGAGTATGTGCGAGGCAAAAATAACAGACTGAGAAGATTTATCATCATCTTAATATTCAGGAGGATGTCTCATCCTGTCTCTGCTGCACTTCTTCATCTGCATCCCTGTTGATGCCACTTCACAGGCGGCGGTTGACATGAAACTCACCGACACTTCCTGAAATAAGCAGTTTTCCAAGGAAGAGCAGAAAGTCTGTCACCTTGTCCAGGACAGCCACCctacagaggaggaagagaaaagccAGAGAATAGTGAAGGTATTGTCACGCACTGCGACACTGAGGAGAGATCTATGAAAGTACAAACAGCATTAAATAGATGACGGCCAGTGGGGTATTAAGGACAAATACTTCTTAAAACACTCAGTTCTTGATTGTTTCAAAataactgcttttattttgtcagccTGGAATGTTGACGGAGTAAAAAAGGAAGAACAACcacatacaatacattttacctatctaaatggaaaaaaaaattactttatgTATGCTAAGACTCAATGAGAGTGTGTCTCAGCAGTCATAATCTGTTCACTAACCCTTCTTAGACGTCTGGATCTGACAGATTTTAGAAATGTCTTACCGAATAATATTCCTCATCAAGAGGCAGAAAGAATCCCTAGAAGAGGTGCAGAAGCTCTTTCCATATATTGCTATCTGTAAATGAGAATGAACAGTGCTTAGTAGAGTGTATTCACAAGCAAACTAAAAGTTGAACTGCTCACAGATTGCAAACATCTAGTTCAAAGTATAGACAAACAGATTCTTAACTCACCATAATGTATGCATTCCTGTTTATAAACTTGATGAAACGTTCCAGGCAATAGAAGCAGCATCTGAGGCAGCAAAACAGGAACCGAGCGCATGCATTTTGAGAACCTGGGAACACACAGTCAATCATCAACATCTCTTTTGACgtaatcattaaaatgtgttagaGAGGGAAATCTGGAGTTTCAAAAGAGTTATAGCTTACCTCTGAGTTTGTGATCCAGGTACTCGAGAACAATTCGGGCCAGCTGCACCACAGCGAGTATCAGAGAACCAAAGGCGAGAGAACCTGTGTGGTACCTGGgacacaagaaacaaaaaggaataaaataCTTTTGACAATTTGTGTATATTAAAAAGATGCTTTCACATGGAAAATTGTcttatttgaatttgtttttgacAAGGCAAGCAGGACTGGCTTGTTACAGCTCCTTACCGTATGGCTCTACTGAAAGAGGAGTAGAGCGGGCAGGCAGGGATGTCATCCGGCTTCTTCAGAGCCCAGTAGTAGGACGCGAAGGCCCCGGCCAGAGTGCACTGGCCCAACGCGATGGTAAAGTTGACCAGCCAGAGGAACACGAACAGGTTACACAGATGGAGGACTAGGATATAACGGTGGTACACACTCTCCCCACCATAGAAGGCAAACAAGCATTGTGCTCCGGGGCAAACTTTGGTAATATTGGTCTGACTGAAGGTCTGAAAGAAAGCAACAGATTGATGTGATATAATGCTTGCTTAAATGTTTCTGATACACTTTAAATTAATcaaccacagaaaaacaaacatgttggcTTTTTCTGACAttctacatttttttctatattaATCCATCATCATCCATGATCCATCTGATAAATAACATTCGTCAAATAAACCCCACTACTGTGAGCTGTATTGACATTAGAAACACAGCTACCAGATATTACTTTTAGGTAATAAGAAGAAGCTTTTACATGTGCTTTGATTGATTGCTCTGATTACATCTGGGAGTGTGATGAAGTGGCAGAGAAATGACAcagttatgaaaacaaagaatcagCGATgctagaattaaaaaaacaacaacaacaacaacaataaaacaataacaatttcACCATCAAATGAATTTCATTATGTAACAGAGTAGTGGACTAACCTTTGGACGGCATGTGAGGTTGGCATACATGCATGCATCATCAGTAGGTGTGACCTTGTAGACTGCGTTACCGGATGATGCCAAGAAGCTGAGGGCAAACTAGTTAAGGAAATGGGAAACGTCTTCCACACCACAATCATTGACTCCTGATAAAATAtagtcagttttcttttaatactTCTTATTCATAAAAGCATTACAGAAGCATCAGTATTCCTGTACTTCTCTGGGTAAAACAGCTCATCAGTGAGATGCAGTAGGAAGGATACACAGCTGTGACAGCCCAGTAAGCGATGCAGATGGCCAGAAGGAAAAAGGTGATAATGGGGTAGAAGAGAGTGGTCATGATGTGGCTGATGGCCCTAAAAACAAGACAGATTGAA includes the following:
- the slc44a5b gene encoding choline transporter-like protein 5-B isoform X2, coding for MARKTDIPSSNYGEPRKFDPNFRGPVHNRSCTDVVCCVIFIIVILGYIALGTVAWIHGDPRKVVYPTDSHGQFCGHQNTPNAHKAILFYFNMLKCANPAVLINLQCPTTQLCVSKCPDRFATLLDAWNTKNWEYYRQFCKPGFEIGSKSATEVIRDEDCPSMIVPSRPFLQRCFPDFITRNGILTVANQTLFKDGNNNERSVSDLKEAAKGLASLLNAREIGMKIFEDYANSWDWILIGLVITMVVSLLFILLLRYTASVLLWLTVFGVFGALNYGIWHCYWEYDTLTGKPGADVAISDIGLHTDFSIYLQLSQTWLIFMISLSVIEVILFIMVIFLRMRLRIAIALLEEGSKAISHIMTTLFYPIITFFLLAICIAYWAVTAVFLASSGNAVYKVTPTDDACMYANLTCRPKTFSQTNITKVCPGAQCLFAFYGGESVYHRYILVLHLCNLFVFLWLVNFTIALGQCTLAGAFASYYWALKKPDDIPACPLYSSFSRAIRYHTGSLAFGSLILAVVQLARIVLEYLDHKLRGSQNACARFLFCCLRCCFYCLERFIKFINRNAYIMIAIYGKSFCTSSRDSFCLLMRNIIRVAVLDKVTDFLLFLGKLLISGSVGVLAFFFFTRKIPVIQEEVPSLNYFWVPLLTVIFGSYMIAHGFFNVYAMCVDTLFLCFCEDLERNDGSSSRPYYMSPGLHKILRRGEEGATLGTTS
- the slc44a5b gene encoding choline transporter-like protein 5-B isoform X1, coding for MARKTDIPSSNYGEPRKFDPNFRGPVHNRSCTDVVCCVIFIIVILGYIALGTVAWIHGDPRKVVYPTDSHGQFCGHQNTPNAHKAILFYFNMLKCANPAVLINLQCPTTQLCVSKCPDRFATLLDAWNTKNWEYYRQFCKPGFEIGSKSATEVIRDEDCPSMIVPSRPFLQRCFPDFITRNGILTVANQTLFKDGNNNERSVSDLKEAAKGLASLLNAREIGMKIFEDYANSWDWILIGLVITMVVSLLFILLLRYTASVLLWLTVFGVFGALNYGIWHCYWEYDTLTGKPGADVAISDIGLHTDFSIYLQLSQTWLIFMISLSVIEVILFIMVIFLRMRLRIAIALLEEGSKAISHIMTTLFYPIITFFLLAICIAYWAVTAVFLASSGNAVYKVTPTDDACMYANLTCRPKTFSQTNITKVCPGAQCLFAFYGGESVYHRYILVLHLCNLFVFLWLVNFTIALGQCTLAGAFASYYWALKKPDDIPACPLYSSFSRAIRYHTGSLAFGSLILAVVQLARIVLEYLDHKLRGSQNACARFLFCCLRCCFYCLERFIKFINRNAYIMIAIYGKSFCTSSRDSFCLLMRNIIRVAVLDKVTDFLLFLGKLLISGSVGVLAFFFFTRKIPVIQEEVPSLNYFWVPLLTVIFGSYMIAHGFFNVYAMCVDTLFLCFLWDLEVNDGSPERPFYMKRCLRKLLNKTNVQKTRRERR